cttactactcttctaatgttaccacactgcacatatcTGTCTAAGTGGTTCATtcagaatatccatatttattctgtttttcttattatatattctgctaatacactgcatatatctatattatttttattactaGTACAATgttactgctactacattgcacatatcggtacatgttgttcatacttgttaatattacatagccatatttattctacTCTTCTAACATTGtactatatttcttgtcctgccgATGctccacctgtctatactttgtatatcacattgcacttttctgcctttttttgcacttctagTTGGACGccaactgcatttcgttgtctttgtacttgtactctgcacaatgacaataaagttgaatctgaATCTTATTTCCCCCTTATTTTTTTAGGTTGGTGTCATTGTTgctaattttgttttgttttactggATCTAATCTGtgatttgttttgtcttgtacTACAGGGACCTGCGCTAAAACGGTTACATATCATTTGACATAATTAGAAAACTATtgttttctgttctttctttttccgttaaagaaataaaataatctcCAGGGGGTTGATGATTTCCTCCAACCGGTTGGTAAAATGTAAGGTGGGAAAGTGCATAAGTTCATCTCCCCTTTCCTGCAACATTAATTGTTGCTGTTCAAACCTTGTTGAAGTCATATCACTTACCTGTATCTGTTCTGCCTGTAGATTAGTAGTTTGGTCGACTTGATGTACTAGTAATAATTGTCACTGTGTCAGTTAAAACAATGGTCAATTGAGGTATGTGTGTACAGGGAATAAAGAAATGGCATGAGTGGACAGGAAACATGTTTGCTCAGACCAACAACATGATTATCATTTTCCAGTGAAATAGTTTCAACGCgtcctgtgtctctgtgagtctAATAAAGAGACTCCCAGAAGCATCCAAACAGCTGACCTTTAATATCCTCACAGCTACCCCTGCAGTGAGCGGCACATCCCAAATGTGGAAAAACACTCGATGTTAAACAAAGGATATCCTTTAGACGGGAAAGAGCTCTCTCCCGTTGCTCAAGTCTAAGTGCTGTATTTATTAATTGGCGCCAACACACAATACACTCTTGGTTCATGAATTGAAAGTGCGCTCCCATCCTTTCACAGTGCAACAAACAGGATGTTTGTCTGTTCTCAAGCTGGTTGGTTTTCCTGCTCCGTGGTAACGTTGTACTGGTCCAAATAAAAAGTACATGTGCACTGAGCTAATTCTATGATCCATGTcaataatacaatttaaaacTCGGTAACAGACATGTAAGGAAAGTGCCATTCATATATCTCAAAAATGTTCGGACAAGGGGTATTTTTCTTTCTACACAAGCAACCCTGTTTGTATTTTTCTATATTCATCTCCATCTCTTTGTTTCTTAAACCAAACAAAGAATAAAAGATTCAATCCGTCTGTTTTCGCTGTTTCAAGGCATGTTTTGGGAAAGGTCATAGCAGACATTAGATACCAAGACCTTACCAGCCCCGCCCCCATTCATGCATTCTTTATAAGAGATATGTTGGGATTTTATTCAGGCTATGGATATCTGTGTTCTCTGCAGTGATGATATTCACATTGTTTTTACCAACAGCATGTATACAAGAGCGTTTCCAAAAGTTCCTCCCATTTGCCTTAGGCCTGCTGACAGGTTGGCAGGTAAACATAAACAGGCTGGAGGATTTAAACTGCGTCGCCAGTAACTCTCGCCTGAAACATTACAGGAGGGGTGGGGCAGTCATTTTTAGATAATTAGCCACACAATAGGTGACGCACGCGGGGGCAAACAGTTGTTTCCGGGTCTGCGTTGGATAATATCTTAAATAGCTTTGTTTATAGAGAAGAGACAGCCACAGTTGATGTGCTTATGTTTAATCAAAGCTTTTATTTGTATGTAGTCTAAAAATACAATATGTGCTTATTCATATTGTGTAGACACAAATCCTTAACACACAAACTTCACATTTAACATTCAAAAAGTGCAAAAGTTATTCAAATTGCTTTTCTAAATGCATATCAAAGTATAAACTGTCACAACCAGTGTATAATATATGGTGCATTTATTGATATAAAATATGAGGACTCAATATGAGAAGCTTGCTGTGAGCTGTGCTTCATAGATGCAGTGGGAGACAAATCTCCTTTAAGCTTTGGCTTTTCTAATTAAGGTGGACTAACCCAACATTCTGGAGAGATCTTGTTTCTCcctggaaaaagaaagaaagaaagaaagaaagaaagaaagaaagaaagaaagaaagaaagaaagaaagaaataatagTTATAACGTTTCTTGATGTGACGCTAATGAGTGAGTTTATCAAACTTAAAAACATCACATATTTTTGTTAATGGATACGTCTTCTGGTCTTATCGTCAACAAATTTAATAAAGGTAATTGTGTGCACATCCCACCTTCTGGCAGGTGCAGGACAAATGAAAAGTACTTAAAGCgaaaaaatgtaatgtccgcaacactgctttaaactCCCATATTTAATGTAAATGCAACGTTTCGACCCTACTGGGTCTTCTTCAGGGAAATGCCCATTTACCTGAAGAAGACCCAGTAGGGTCGAAACTTGAAGTTTAAAGCAGTGTTGTGGACATTACATTTTTTCGCTTTAtcgtcaacaaatcccatgaaataaaccaaaaccaacattaaaagtaTTGTGTACAAAGCCTGATTTAGTTCATTTCTTAATTTCCCCCCAGAAactataaaaacacatcaatgagccacactgttgcactgggtgacatgttccttcattacaatcaaaaaaatctaaatcaaaagAACTTAATTTTTCCCGTGAGGGCACTTCATTTGTGATCAGGCACATTTAGACACAACATACAACAATATAtagtcaataataataattatacccaagaataaataaatacttaaaaatactaaaaacaaaaaaccctgAGGGTAGGAGTAGAGGGGTGGGTAAGGAGATAATAGGTCGAAGTCTGGAGTGATGAGGGGGGTTATTGTTAAACAGTCTGATGGATGCTGGCACGAAATGAACATGGGCACTAGTTTATTTCCAGTCACTCCTGCATACACTGTCCTGTAAATACTCATTAGAGCACCAAATGTATATTAATCcgcgacaaaaaaaaaaaaaaaatagttcctaacaaatgcactatttagaTCCTGTTGTGTAACAtgtgctaaaaactacagtgcccagctgttttagaaaatcttgaaaaaaataaataaaactatatATTGGTGACCCGTTACGTCATTTACACATTTACGTCTTCAGTGGTCTTCAGTGGGATCCAGTGGGTTTGGGGCTGGGTGCCACAGACAGGGTACGGAAATCAAAGCATTgagagacattttttttcatgggatttgcCGACAATATCAAAAATATAGAGAATGTCTCTTCTGTGCACCCACTGTTCAGCCTGCAACAAAAAACCAGCAACACTTTAACATTCACTCTCAACCTACAGCTCAAAGACACTTGATACTCACTCTGGGCCAGGGGGGTTGATGAGGCGTTGCAGATCTTTAAGGTGCTGAGTGACGCCCACTGTTGGTTAAATACAAGAAGTTTGTCATTACTTAGCCATGGTGCAATCAACCAAGCTGCATTTATAATTAACAATACTACATAAATGCTAACAGCATTTCTGACGAGATCTAAGGCTACAAACATTAGAGCCATTCATTCAAGGCTTGAAGAGGAATTATTAATAATGGAGTTTGAACCCAAATACATACTTTGAATACAAATGAATGGTTGCAAACTGATTACTCCTGATGTTTGTtcaaagggtcagttcacccaaattatcAATCTATCTTGCAGATAGTTTGGGGTTTTATCAAcccaggttttgagatatctgtCGTCCCTGAGAATAGCAATGAATGGAATTTCACTTGTGCTAcctaaagcatttaaaaaaaaaatcaacagcagCTTGAGATGCTTCTGCAGAAATATTTGATTCCAATTTTTCCATGCTTTAAGAACAACAAATATGTTTCCATTCGCCTCTGTTGTACTGGGGTGGGAGCAGAATTGGTGGATTTCTCAAAACCTgggcaaataaaaccaaatcTATCTGCATGGCTGGATACCACCTGGGGTATGAGGTACGtgagaaaatattttttggggAATCTGGGTGAACCAtacctttatttaaaaatgcCCCAGAATAGTAATGATAAACTGCAGGTATATATTCTTACCTGAGCTACCGCCTCCCAGTCCGCTCGTTCTTCCTGCACCAAATGACGACCCAGTTCCACCATAACTATTCCCAGTGGATGGTGCTTTCCCTGTTCCACTTCCTGGCTTACTTTGTCCTGAGTTACCCATCCCTAACCAAGAAAATGGGTTGCTGACTGACCCACTTTTACTCGTTGCCCCAGTCGCCCCAGTCGCCCCAGAGGACGACCCAGAAGAAGAACCTGAGGAAGAGCCAGAGGATGATCCGGAAGATGACCCAAAAAGGTTTGAACCTAAGCCTGGGGAGCTTTTCACGCTTGATGTTGGCTTATTCAAGCCTATCCCGCTTGACCCAGAGGATAACCCAAAAGTTGGAGAGCCTCTCCCACTCAGTGCTGGGTTATTGGAACCTGTCCCACTTGGGCTAAGATTTGGATTTGACGCTGAGCCAACGCTTGGGTATCCTCCCCCAGTATTGAACCCTGACCCGGTGGAGCTACCTGACCCAGGTGACAAGACGGACGAACTTGAAGAGCCTGCCCCGATTGATCCTTGTCCTAGCCTATTAAATACTGACCCGGTGGAGCTACCTGACCCAGATGACAAGACGGACGAACTTGAAGAGCCTGCCCCGATTGATCCTTGTCCTAGCCTATTAAATCCTGACCCGGTGGAGCTACCTGACCCGGATGACAAGACGGACGAACTTGAAGAGCCCGCCCCATTCGATCCTGGCTTATTGAAATCTGACCCAAATAAGCTCAATCCCCCTGACCCTGCCCTACTAGGCTGACCCCCAATAGAAGAGCTGGACGAGGCAGAGCTGGATCCACCACCGAAGCCCCACCCAGGCTGGGACTGTGTGCCTGACCGAGAGCCTCCTGCAAATCCTGTCTGAAATAAAATAAGAGCAATGTCAATATGGGGAAAAACTGATTATAAACCATTTGTTAAAACTATCTGGGTTTTTTTGGTTAAAACTTGTCTACTTTGAGTAGAcaaaaaatgtgattatatcaacttacactaccggtcaaaattttggggtcacttagaaatgtccattccactccattacaaacagaataccagctgagatcagttgcattgtttttttaaccagggcagcagttttcagattacattatgtgcttacataattgcaaaagggttctccaatgttttctcagttagccttttaaaatgatatcagattagtaaacagaatgtgcctttggaacattggatgaatggttgctgataatgggcaatgtagatattgcattaaagatcagccacccactcagatcagctggtattctgtctataatggagtggaatggaaatttctaagtgaccccaaacgtTTGACCGGTTGTGTACATTTTCGGTTCTAAGATGCAAAACCCCTGACTTAAAGAGCATCATAGAGCTTCTTCATATCTAAGTATAACTGACATAAATATTTACCCAGTTCTCACCCTTCTGCCCTCTTGTACTTTACTGGCAGACAACTTCcctcccccacctcctcctctgcaCTTAAAACTGGATAATTTCCAACAACCTGTCAGGCTGCTTTAATCTCATGCATTTTATGCAATATGTTAAGATCTCAAAGCACTGTGATAAGTGCTTTGTATGTATTGTAGTATTTCTACAGGTGTTACATAAGCAACTATGTCTTCTGATACTGCAGTGATGGAGAGTATTATTGACAACAAAGCTCAAATGTGTGCACAAAAGGACCTAATAGCTGCACAAATGCATGCATATCATTAAATATGACAGGGGTTTTATTCCATCCATGACGATAACCTGTATAGTAAATGACAGTGTACACATTATATTGTACTATATTAGAGAATCTCCAGCAGCATTCCTTTCATGTAACATCTGCTGTTACtaggctgtgcaattaatcgaaaaCCCCCTaagatcacaaaaacaatgttattGAGAATagcgattattttgcacattacgttttgcaagtaaactcttattttgtcttgtgttctgaagaggaatacaaaaagtCAATGTGTAATCgtgttaaatcatttttttcataatcATCGAGCAGCCCGAGCTGTTGCCGTTTACAGCTCGCAGATAGTTTCCTTAATTAAACTCTTATTGTGTTCCCTCCTTTTAACTACCTTCACTGGCAAACAGCTTCACTAAAAAGTTCAGGATGTTTTACAAGGTTGTTCTTGGTATCATAGGTctcatttaaataatcaaacGCTGAACGAAGAACACAGAAGAGCTCAGACGACCCTACAGAGCGTATAACATGCTCATTTAATCAGTCAGGTCTTACCTTAGGTATGCAGGACAAGTTGAGCTGCTTGATTTGCTCTGTAAGGTGATCAACCTCTTTACTTTTATATTTGACATTGTTTCTCACGACTTCCAATTCTCCGCTAAGCCTCATCTTGTCCACCAGGAGTCTCTCCTTCTCCTCGTCGTGTTTCTGCTGAAGTTTGCCTAAGTTCTGTCCGTGCTGCAGGATCAGGCCTGTGCGGTTCATGGTGCACCAGCGGTAGTCGTCAGACAGTCGCCAGTTCTCTGCCTTCAGACGGCTGCTTTCTGCCTGGATGGCTGACACCTGTCCTCCCACACTATCCAGATAACGCTGGAACTTGTCCTCCACTTCCATGGACAGGCTGGTGCAATTGGTGCGGATCTGCTCCAGGTGGTCCCTCTGTTTGGGACAGGTGAGCTGGAAGGCGATGTGCGAAGGGAAGAGGGAACTGATCTTCTCTAGGAAAGCCTTGGAGACATTGGAAATGCCACTCAAGGAATGGGCGAAGTCATCTTTGCATTTCTGCCTAAAGAACTCCACCTCCTTTTCATGCGTGGATTTGTCCCTCCGCAGACGGATGGCCTCCAAGCTAatggtgtctctctctttggcGGTCTGGTCCATTTCCATCCTCATCCTCTGCGTTGTTTGTGTGAAGTTGGACTCCACAAGGTCAAGCCTGGCTTTCAGTCGTTCACTCAGCAGCCCACAGTTGCAGTTATCTGTATGTTGAACTGCTTAGAAAAAACAATAATGACAGAAGAGAACAGAAGTAGACAGATCTATCTTTCTCTAAGTGGCAGTTTTTGAACTGCAGGTGAGAAATAGAGAAATAGGGACAATAGCTCAATAGTCTCATTTAagtatttgattatttttgggATTGCACTGAAGAAATGTCATACTTACATGTGGTTGGGCATCGGGCGATGTTCTTGTAATTGTTCAACTCTTTATTGCAGTCTTGCTGTTCATATCAGTGAAAGAAAAGGTGTTTTAGGGATTTGTTCTAGACCAGTtgcaaaatgtaggaaaaactATTTAGAATGTACAGTTTACCTTAGTCATTATTAACCAAAatgattgtgttttttaatgtcTTACAAATACTCTGACATGTGGGTTCAACACTTAAGTGCTACATGTAATAATTATAACAGAAAATAATCTGTTGGGTTGCCTCTTGTTCGGAAAACTATAAAGGAATATCTCAAAACTACATTTTACAGTCCTATTTAttgaaatacaaatacaattaggcctacatTTAGACAGTAATTAGTGGTGCTGAGGCTCAACTTGACTAAAGCATTGCAGGTATATTGATCGCTATTTTCCTTTCATCTGTAACTTAGCTTTCATTGACACACCTTATTTCTATGGCTGTTGAAAGGGTACGAGTTCAATTCCAAATAAGACGTCAAAGTTAAAtcacaaaaagtaaaatactCCAGACAGTAATGTGCATATAGGATATaatcagtgttgtaatgtaacgaagtacaaatacttcactactgtacttaagagAATTTTCActtatctgtactttactttgttatttatatttccggaaacttttacttttactccactacagtttctaaataaaatgtatacttttactccactacatttcccctaagcatattagttactcgttactacaaaataaaatcagatgtaatttgttacactggaaaaaagcaggttgggcaaatcattgctcctaaattgccaagataatgcacgCTCCATTCCAATTGGTGACCTAATGCCTGTTTGCTGCCAAgcggtaaaaaataaaataaaaataaaaaacataggccaaaactaaagaagaagaggaggaagcagaatgactgatagtgtcatggaagcacctggtgcaggctctgccgccatggtaacagacgatgatcaccccgacgacagtggtgatgaagataacattacacacctttggccataaagttcaaagttttttttaatttttacttttacttctaatacttaagtacatttaatatcagaaaaatacttttgatacttaagtacagtaaatattagatactttaagacttttattcaagtaatattctaaaaggatacttttacttctaccaaagtcattttctggtaagatacttgtacttttactcaagtattgctttcaagtactttatacaagactggatATAATCAAAAGTTTCTCACCAGCTTTTTGTCGAGCTCTTGGATAAAGACCACTGAGATGTTTGAGTAGTAGCGGAGTTTGACCAGGTCCCAGTCATTGCGGGCCTTCTCCGTCAGGGTGGTGTTGAGTAAGTTGGTCAGGTTCTTCCTCTGCAGCCTCAGGGCCACATTCTCTATGGAGAGCCGGCTGAAGCTCTCCTCCAGGTCCTGGATGCGTGTCGTGGACGCCGAGTCCTGCGTCTTACCGTAGACCAGGAAGAGCACGAGGCTAACTATGATCAGAGACTGAATGAgcgaagagaagaagaagacgatGCGCATGTAGTAGCCGCAGCCCTTGCCCTTTGAGCGGTACTGCATCTTCTTCTGTGCCTGCGGGCTGGACTTGGACACCCTGCTGTACATGGATGCTGATGGCTAAAGGAGGCTGAGAGAGAAGTGGTAAGGCTCGAGGATTACCATGAGTGGCCAGCCAAGTTCAAACAAGGCTCATGTCAGCTGCCTACTCAGCACTCTGCGAGCCAAATGAACAATAACAAAATGCTGAGTTATTTCAGACCAGTCGGTGGATTTCACAGTCCATCTCCTGCAAAGCTCGCGCCCCTTCCTCTGACAAAGCCAAACACGCTTACAGACACGGACCAGACGTTTCCTCTCAGCAGTGTTGATATCATGAGAATTGATCAGATTGGGAGTGAGGTGTAAACATGCAGAGGAATTTATAAACTCCTCTGGCTACACACTCCCCATGATGGGAGGTCGTCCTGGCCTCAGTTCCCTCCCTCCATGGACCATCTGCCCCTCCCTATGCAGAGgttattctctctctcacacacacacacacacacacacacacacacacacacacacacacaatgtatgtAGAGTACGAGCCGTGCCACAACCACCCCCCCGACACACACATGTTGAACCCATTTCAGTGTTGAAAATGTTCCCAGTCACAGCAAAAAGACAACATTTTAGATTTTTGGAATCAGCATCGTGTTCGCATTTAGTGTTGAGCAAATTAGTATGAACCTTTATAGTGAGAATGCAAAACAACACCTCCTGTTTCCTATTGTAAAAACCAACAGGCCATAAAGACCTTTTAGCAGACTAACTGtgccaaactttttttttatgggaTCATGAGCAGTGTTTTCCGGTGCACAGCAGGGCGGAGGACAATGGCTCATTTTGTTCTTGTGACGTTGTCTTTGATGCCGCAAGTCTCAGTCCAACATGATGACGTGGGTAACCTGCCCTCTGTCTCcctggacagacacacacagagacacacacacacacacacacacacacacacacacacacacacacacacacacacacacacacacacacacacacacacacacacacacacacacagatacacacacacacacacacacacacacagagagacacacacacagagacacacacacacacacacacacacacacacacacacagagacacacacacacacacacacacacgcacacacacagagacacacgcacacacacacacacacagacacacacagagacacacacacacagacacacgcacacacacacacacacacacacacacacacacacagagacgcacacacacacacacacacacacagagacacagacacagacacacacacacacacacagagacacacgcacgcacacagacatgcatgcacacacacacacacacacacacacacacacacacacacacacacacacacacacagacacacgcacacacagacacacacacacacacacacacacagatacagacacgcacacacacacacacacgcacacgcacacacacacagatacacacacacacacacacacagagacacacgcacgcacacagacatgcatgcacacacacacacacacacacagatacagacacgcacacacacacacacacacacgcacacacacacacacacacacacagatacacacacacacacagagagacacacacacacacacacacacacacaca
This Sander lucioperca isolate FBNREF2018 chromosome 9, SLUC_FBN_1.2, whole genome shotgun sequence DNA region includes the following protein-coding sequences:
- the plvapa gene encoding plasmalemma vesicle associated protein a isoform X2 produces the protein MYSRVSKSSPQAQKKMQYRSKGKGCGYYMRIVFFFSSLIQSLIIVSLVLFLVYGKTQDSASTTRIQDLEESFSRLSIENVALRLQRKNLTNLLNTTLTEKARNDWDLVKLRYYSNISVVFIQELDKKLQDCNKELNNYKNIARCPTTFQHTDNCNCGLLSERLKARLDLVESNFTQTTQRMRMEMDQTAKERDTISLEAIRLRRDKSTHEKEVEFFRQKCKDDFAHSLSGISNVSKAFLEKISSLFPSHIAFQLTCPKQRDHLEQIRTNCTSLSMEVEDKFQRYLDSVGGQVSAIQAESSRLKAENWRLSDDYRWCTMNRTGLILQHGQNLGKLQQKHDEEKERLLVDKMRLSGELEVVRNNVKYKSKEVDHLTEQIKQLNLSCIPKTGFAGGSRSGTQSQPGWGFGGGSSSASSSSSIGGQPSRAGSGGLSLFGSDFNKPGSNGAGSSSSSVLSSGSGSSTGSGFNRLGQGSIGAGSSSSSVLSSGSGSSTGSVFNRLGQGSIGAGSSSSSVLSPGSGSSTGSGFNTGGGYPSVGSASNPNLSPSGTGSNNPALSGRGSPTFGLSSGSSGIGLNKPTSSVKSSPGLGSNLFGSSSGSSSGSSSGSSSGSSSGATGATGATSKSGSVSNPFSWLGMGNSGQSKPGSGTGKAPSTGNSYGGTGSSFGAGRTSGLGGGSSVTQHLKDLQRLINPPGPEEKQDLSRMLG
- the plvapa gene encoding plasmalemma vesicle associated protein a isoform X1, whose amino-acid sequence is MYSRVSKSSPQAQKKMQYRSKGKGCGYYMRIVFFFSSLIQSLIIVSLVLFLVYGKTQDSASTTRIQDLEESFSRLSIENVALRLQRKNLTNLLNTTLTEKARNDWDLVKLRYYSNISVVFIQELDKKLQDCNKELNNYKNIARCPTTFQHTDNCNCGLLSERLKARLDLVESNFTQTTQRMRMEMDQTAKERDTISLEAIRLRRDKSTHEKEVEFFRQKCKDDFAHSLSGISNVSKAFLEKISSLFPSHIAFQLTCPKQRDHLEQIRTNCTSLSMEVEDKFQRYLDSVGGQVSAIQAESSRLKAENWRLSDDYRWCTMNRTGLILQHGQNLGKLQQKHDEEKERLLVDKMRLSGELEVVRNNVKYKSKEVDHLTEQIKQLNLSCIPKTGFAGGSRSGTQSQPGWGFGGGSSSASSSSSIGGQPSRAGSGGLSLFGSDFNKPGSNGAGSSSSSVLSSGSGSSTGSGFNRLGQGSIGAGSSSSSVLSSGSGSSTGSVFNRLGQGSIGAGSSSSSVLSPGSGSSTGSGFNTGGGYPSVGSASNPNLSPSGTGSNNPALSGRGSPTFGLSSGSSGIGLNKPTSSVKSSPGLGSNLFGSSSGSSSGSSSGSSSGSSSGATGATGATSKSGSVSNPFSWLGMGNSGQSKPGSGTGKAPSTGNSYGGTGSSFGAGRTSGLGGGSSVGVTQHLKDLQRLINPPGPEEKQDLSRMLG